The bacterium genome has a segment encoding these proteins:
- a CDS encoding GxxExxY protein, which produces EKEVKIFYQGVEVGIHRLDLFVEDEIVVEIKTVEEISGKYYKSG; this is translated from the coding sequence CAGAAAAAGAAGTCAAGATATTCTATCAAGGTGTTGAGGTTGGGATTCATAGACTTGATCTTTTTGTTGAAGATGAGATTGTGGTAGAGATTAAAACTGTTGAGGAGATAAGTGGGAAGTATTATAAATCAGGTTAG